DNA sequence from the Methanoculleus horonobensis genome:
CGAACTCGGCCGGTGCGACGTCTGCGGGGCGGGGAAGGCGGTCTACCGCTCGCGGGAGGCGCAGGCGAAGGTCTGCGAGGGGTGTTATGCGAGGCTGGTGCGGGAGTGGAATACGGGGGAGGGGGTGCGGTGAACACGTCAGATATCAGACACACCAAAACAGACGATGTCCGATATGTCCGATAAATGTCCGTTATCTTGCAGGGTATACTCTCGACAGATCAGGCTTTCCCGGGACGCGATGGCACGGGAGGCTATCGAGCTCTCCATTGAGCATCTCCAGGAGAAGAAGGAACCGGTGATCGAGGGGGCTCACCCTCTACCGACCGCTACGTAGATCGCTGAAGACCGTGACGGGGGAATCGGGAGCCCATCCTCCCGGAGCCCCTCGATGTGGAACTCAATCGCCTCGTGCATCCGCTCTTCCACTTCCTCGCGGGTCGCTCCGGTCGCCACGCACCGACGGCGAGATCCGGGGAGTATGCCGAGTAATTGCCGTCGGTCTGCTCGACGATGACAAGAAATCGATACATTATTCAATCCTTTCAGCCCTGCCTGTTTGAGAACGCTGTTCAGCGTTCCCGGAGCAAGAACGTCTGCCAGGTGCCCGGCGATGGTGATCCGGCCTGTGCGATGTTCCAGAGGGAACGGAGCATGAGCAACCGGAGGTTGCGAGGTTTGACGGATGCTTATACTGCCGGTGGCTACCCCGGGTCGCCACCAGGTACCACCCGTCCGCTTCGATCATCTTTATGCAGTCTTTCACTTTCATTCTTTCCCTGCCTATTTTACCTTACGTCGATCGAAACCTCCGGGAGCCCCGGGTGGCCGCTATGCTGTTTGCCCCGTATGAAATACTGTATGAGGAGGTTCATGTTTCTTGCGTTCCGATCCAACCTCCAGCCCGTATCGAGAGACTCGCATCCGGTTTCATTCCCGCGGGCGGGCTCGTCGTCGACGTGGAGGGGGAACGCTACCGGATCGAGGCCGGGGATGTGAAGAGTTTGATCTTTTCCGGCCGGCCGGAGTCGGAAACCTTTGGTTTTCTCCCGCTCCGGTCATGAAGAACCATCGCGCGCCGGTCGTGCGGGAGCGGCATGAAGGCGGAACTTGATTGACAATCGAGGGGCATGCGGCGGTGCATCCCGCCGGGAGAGCGGTGGTGATCCGGACCCGGGCGGGGGCCTGGATCGTCCCGTTCGTCTCGTTCCGGCGGGTGGCGTGTGGGGAGGCTGTATCCGCCCCGCTCTTCCCCTCGTGCGGGGCTGTCCAATGCGCGGTGAAGT
Encoded proteins:
- a CDS encoding type II toxin-antitoxin system HicB family antitoxin: MATGATREEVEERMHEAIEFHIEGLREDGLPIPPSRSSAIYVAVGRG
- a CDS encoding type II toxin-antitoxin system HicA family toxin; protein product: MKVKDCIKMIEADGWYLVATRGSHRQYKHPSNLATSGCSCSVPSGTSHRPDHHRRAPGRRSCSGNAEQRSQTGRAERIE